One part of the Olleya sp. YS genome encodes these proteins:
- a CDS encoding glutamate synthase subunit beta yields MGKITGFLEYERQDESYIEPKKRIEHYKEFTVPLKEEKLKDQGARCMDCGIPFCHSGCPLGNLIPDFNDKVYKGKWKEAAEILHKTNNFPEFTGRLCPAPCEEACVLGINEDPVTIENIEKNIVETAFKEGWITAQPPKVRTEKTVAVIGSGPAGLAAAQQLNRAGHTVTVLERDEKVGGLLRYGIPDFKMEKNVIDRRIKVLEEEGIVFKTNAHVGVNIDANQLKDDFDAIVLCGGATVRRSIPIPGADLKGVTQAMDFLKLNNQYVDGLVDFKNVISAKGKDVIVIGGGDTGSDCIGTSNRHGATSVTNFEILSKPTEGRPAHQPWPYWPMKLKTTSSHQEGVERFFSISTKEFIGDQKGNLKGLKTVEVEWIFKPGERPQLKEIEGTEKEWKCDLALLALGFTGAEKTLADQFGLNMDFRTNIEASTKDYATNIPGVFAAGDMRRGQSLIVWAISEGRQAAHHVDAYLMGESNLPLKDDSDLPRV; encoded by the coding sequence ATGGGAAAGATAACAGGATTTTTAGAATATGAGCGCCAAGACGAGAGTTACATTGAGCCAAAAAAACGAATTGAACATTATAAGGAATTTACGGTTCCGTTAAAAGAAGAAAAACTTAAAGATCAAGGTGCACGCTGCATGGATTGCGGTATTCCGTTTTGCCACAGTGGATGTCCTTTGGGTAATTTAATTCCAGACTTTAACGATAAAGTGTATAAAGGCAAATGGAAAGAAGCTGCCGAAATATTACACAAAACTAACAACTTCCCAGAATTTACCGGAAGATTATGTCCTGCACCATGCGAAGAAGCTTGTGTGTTAGGTATTAATGAAGACCCAGTAACTATTGAAAATATTGAGAAAAACATTGTAGAAACTGCCTTTAAAGAAGGTTGGATTACTGCACAACCTCCAAAAGTTAGAACCGAAAAAACAGTTGCTGTTATTGGTTCTGGACCTGCTGGATTAGCTGCAGCTCAACAATTGAATCGTGCAGGACATACAGTAACCGTTTTAGAACGTGATGAAAAAGTGGGTGGATTATTACGTTACGGAATTCCTGATTTTAAAATGGAAAAAAACGTTATTGACAGACGTATTAAAGTTTTAGAAGAAGAAGGCATTGTTTTTAAAACCAACGCACATGTTGGTGTTAACATAGATGCCAACCAATTAAAAGATGATTTTGATGCAATTGTGTTATGTGGAGGTGCAACCGTTAGACGAAGTATTCCTATTCCAGGAGCAGATTTAAAAGGTGTAACACAAGCGATGGATTTTTTAAAACTAAACAATCAATATGTAGATGGTTTAGTAGATTTTAAAAACGTTATTTCTGCTAAAGGAAAAGACGTAATTGTTATTGGTGGAGGCGATACAGGAAGTGATTGTATAGGGACTTCTAATCGTCATGGCGCAACATCGGTTACCAATTTTGAAATTTTAAGCAAACCAACCGAAGGTCGTCCAGCACACCAACCTTGGCCCTATTGGCCAATGAAGTTAAAAACCACCTCATCACACCAAGAAGGTGTGGAACGTTTTTTTAGTATATCTACAAAAGAGTTTATTGGAGACCAAAAAGGAAACTTAAAAGGATTAAAAACAGTAGAAGTTGAATGGATTTTTAAACCTGGTGAACGTCCGCAACTAAAAGAAATTGAAGGCACAGAAAAAGAATGGAAATGCGACTTAGCCTTATTGGCTTTAGGATTTACTGGAGCCGAAAAAACATTAGCAGATCAGTTTGGTTTAAACATGGATTTTAGAACCAACATTGAAGCGTCAACCAAAGATTATGCAACTAATATTCCTGGTGTTTTTGCTGCTGGAGATATGCGTCGCGGACAGTCATTAATTGTTTGGGCAATTTCTGAAGGAAGACAAGCAGCCCATCATGTGGATGCATACTTAATGGGAGAATCAAACTTGCCTTTAAAGGATGACAGCGATTTGCCTAGGGTTTAG
- the gltB gene encoding glutamate synthase large subunit, which translates to MLKKQGLYLPEYEHDNCGAGFICSLTGKRSNDIIHKALEILVKLEHRGAVSADGVTGDGAGILIDIPHKFFKIFCEFDLPQAGNYAVSNVFLPKKENQRQYCIDVFEKEIENQGLKFIGWRDVPVNSDVLGDIAKVTEPFVKQIFIGKANDEQTEREFNLKLFATRKITEHIIYGSKLSESKFFYLPSLSTKIIIFKGLLMPEHINEYYLDLFNSALDTRLALVHQRFSTNTFPTWDLAQPFRYICHNGEINTVRGNVSRMFSREEIMESPLFGDDIKKIIPTVLRGKSDSATLDMVVELLLMTGRSLPEAMMMLVPEAWEKNPNMSDAKKAFYEYNSCLMEPWDGPASIPFTDGNFIGAVLDRNGLRPSRYTVTKSGNVIMSSETGVVDIKPGNVEYHGRLEPGKMFLVNMNEGRIVNDEEIKEEIAAKYPYRQWLNENLVHLRDIEAKKGPIKHDEIELSKREVVFGYTEEDLNTIIRPMAQLGKEPIGSMGSDAPIAILSERPQLVYNYFKQLFAQVTNPPLDGIREELITDISLTLGSDVNLFDINAEHCKKLKIQNPVISKHDLDKIKNYDTNPDFKVESISMLYEVNRGLNELEVALENLVTKASKAIDEGANIIILSDRFVDENHAPIPALLACSYVNHALHKLKKRSKISLIIESAEPREVHHFALLFGYGASAVNPYIVNEIVQKQINNKDVTDLEYLTAIKNYNKAIGKGILKVMNKIGISTLNSYRGSQLFECIGINSATVEKYFPNTTTRIQGVGLREIEQEIVKRHKKAFHKNIKPTIEVGGDYRWRRGQEKHMFNPLTVAKLQESVRTNKASTFKEYSELVNNQSKNLMTIRGLFEFDQFDPIPIDEVEPWTEIVKRFKTGAMSYGSISKEAHENLAVAMNRIGGKSNSGEGGEDQERFYKSSQGDWKNSAIKQVASGRFGVTSNYLTSANEIQIKIAQGAKPGEGGQLPGPKVNREIAKTRNSTPYVGLISPPPHHDIYSIEDLSQLIYDVKCANREARINVKLVSEVGVGTVAAGVAKAKADVILVSGFDGGTGASPLTSLRHAGLPWELGIAEAQQTLVMNDLRNRVVLECDGQLKTGRDVAIACLLGAEEFGFATAPLVASGCIMMRVCHLNTCPVGIATQNPELRKKFKGKPEHVVNYMYFVAQELREIMAKLGFRTINEMVGQSQKLNRNKAIDHYKSSGIDLTPILHKVEVSEDVKLFNTYCQDHNLNVHLDFKIIKQAHQALFRRQKTHLELPITNIDRAVGAIVSNEISKIYGADGLPEDTIDIEFSGSAGQSFGAFATKGLKFTVHGNTNDYLGKGLSGAKLIIKVPEKCTITPEDNIITGNVTLYGATSGEVYINGKAGERFCVRNSGAKAVVEGIGDHGCEYMTGGVAVILGAVGRNFGAGMSGGIAYVLDENDTFIQHCNSEDLNIDPIENVEDQLQLEQLIENHHHATGSPLAKRILDNWKSFLPKFKKVLPEEYRQALLRLEQEELELV; encoded by the coding sequence ATGCTAAAAAAACAAGGACTTTATTTACCAGAATATGAACACGATAATTGTGGTGCTGGTTTTATCTGTAGTTTAACAGGAAAACGTTCTAACGATATTATTCATAAAGCGTTAGAAATTTTAGTAAAATTAGAGCATCGTGGTGCTGTAAGTGCGGACGGTGTTACAGGTGATGGTGCAGGTATTTTAATAGATATTCCACATAAATTTTTTAAGATTTTTTGCGAATTTGATTTACCACAAGCTGGTAATTATGCTGTAAGTAATGTGTTTTTACCAAAAAAAGAGAATCAGCGTCAATACTGTATTGATGTATTTGAAAAAGAAATTGAAAACCAAGGGTTAAAATTCATTGGTTGGAGAGATGTTCCTGTTAATAGTGACGTTTTAGGAGACATTGCTAAAGTCACAGAGCCTTTTGTAAAGCAAATTTTTATAGGTAAGGCAAACGACGAGCAAACCGAAAGAGAGTTTAACTTAAAACTATTTGCTACACGTAAAATTACAGAACATATTATATATGGTTCTAAATTATCAGAATCTAAATTCTTCTACCTTCCAAGTCTGTCCACAAAAATTATCATATTTAAAGGCTTATTAATGCCAGAGCATATTAACGAGTATTATTTAGACTTGTTTAATTCAGCATTAGATACACGTTTAGCGTTAGTGCATCAACGCTTTTCTACCAACACCTTCCCAACTTGGGATTTAGCACAACCGTTTAGATACATCTGCCATAATGGTGAAATTAACACAGTTAGAGGTAATGTGTCTCGAATGTTTTCTCGTGAAGAAATCATGGAAAGCCCATTGTTTGGTGACGATATAAAAAAGATTATTCCAACTGTTTTAAGAGGTAAATCAGATTCGGCAACCTTAGACATGGTTGTAGAATTATTGTTAATGACTGGCAGATCGCTTCCAGAAGCAATGATGATGCTAGTGCCTGAAGCATGGGAGAAAAACCCAAACATGTCTGATGCTAAAAAAGCATTTTATGAGTATAACTCTTGTCTTATGGAACCTTGGGATGGACCAGCTTCGATCCCTTTTACTGATGGTAATTTTATAGGTGCTGTATTAGACCGAAACGGATTGCGACCTTCAAGGTATACTGTTACAAAATCTGGAAACGTAATAATGTCATCAGAAACTGGAGTGGTTGATATTAAACCTGGAAACGTAGAGTATCATGGTCGTTTAGAACCTGGAAAAATGTTTTTAGTAAATATGAATGAGGGGCGAATTGTTAATGACGAAGAAATAAAAGAAGAAATTGCAGCCAAATATCCTTACAGACAATGGTTAAATGAAAACCTAGTACATCTTAGAGATATTGAAGCAAAAAAAGGACCAATAAAGCATGATGAAATTGAATTATCAAAACGTGAAGTCGTTTTTGGCTATACTGAAGAAGATTTAAACACCATTATTCGTCCTATGGCGCAATTAGGAAAAGAGCCTATTGGATCTATGGGTAGCGATGCGCCAATTGCAATTTTATCTGAAAGACCTCAACTGGTCTATAATTATTTTAAACAGTTATTTGCGCAGGTTACCAATCCGCCTTTAGACGGAATTAGAGAAGAATTAATTACAGATATTAGCTTAACTTTAGGTAGTGATGTTAACCTGTTTGATATTAATGCTGAGCATTGTAAAAAGCTGAAAATTCAGAACCCAGTCATCTCTAAACACGATTTAGATAAGATTAAAAACTACGATACTAATCCAGATTTTAAAGTTGAATCTATTTCAATGTTATACGAAGTTAATCGTGGGTTAAATGAATTGGAAGTCGCTCTAGAAAACTTAGTCACTAAAGCTTCTAAAGCGATTGATGAAGGTGCAAATATTATCATTTTATCAGACAGATTTGTAGATGAAAATCACGCACCAATTCCTGCACTTTTAGCTTGTTCTTATGTAAATCATGCGCTTCATAAATTAAAAAAACGCTCAAAAATTAGTTTAATTATTGAGTCGGCAGAACCGCGTGAAGTCCATCACTTTGCTTTACTTTTTGGTTATGGTGCAAGTGCTGTAAACCCATATATCGTTAATGAAATTGTTCAGAAGCAAATCAATAATAAAGATGTTACCGATTTAGAGTATTTAACTGCTATTAAAAATTACAACAAAGCAATTGGAAAAGGGATTCTGAAAGTAATGAACAAAATAGGAATCTCAACTTTAAATTCTTACAGAGGGTCCCAATTATTCGAATGTATCGGAATCAACTCTGCTACGGTTGAAAAATATTTCCCAAATACAACCACCAGAATTCAAGGTGTTGGATTAAGAGAAATTGAACAAGAAATAGTAAAACGTCATAAAAAAGCCTTTCATAAAAATATAAAACCAACTATTGAAGTTGGTGGCGATTATAGATGGCGACGTGGACAAGAAAAACATATGTTTAACCCATTAACAGTTGCAAAACTTCAAGAATCGGTAAGAACTAACAAAGCCTCAACTTTTAAGGAGTATTCTGAGTTGGTAAATAACCAATCTAAAAACTTAATGACCATTAGAGGTTTGTTTGAGTTTGATCAATTTGACCCTATTCCAATTGATGAAGTAGAACCTTGGACTGAAATTGTAAAGCGTTTTAAAACTGGAGCTATGTCTTACGGTTCTATTAGTAAAGAAGCGCATGAAAACTTAGCAGTTGCCATGAACAGAATAGGTGGAAAATCTAATTCTGGTGAAGGTGGCGAAGATCAAGAACGTTTTTATAAATCTTCACAAGGCGACTGGAAAAATTCAGCAATTAAACAAGTAGCATCAGGTCGTTTTGGTGTGACTTCAAATTACTTAACAAGTGCAAACGAAATTCAAATAAAAATAGCACAAGGTGCAAAGCCTGGTGAAGGTGGACAATTACCTGGACCAAAAGTCAATCGGGAGATTGCAAAAACAAGAAACTCTACACCTTATGTCGGATTGATTTCGCCTCCACCACATCACGATATTTATTCTATTGAAGATTTATCACAATTAATATATGATGTAAAATGTGCTAACAGAGAAGCCAGAATTAATGTAAAATTAGTATCGGAAGTTGGTGTTGGTACTGTAGCAGCAGGAGTTGCCAAAGCTAAAGCAGACGTGATTTTAGTTTCTGGTTTTGATGGTGGTACAGGAGCATCGCCTTTAACATCTTTGCGACACGCAGGATTACCTTGGGAACTTGGTATTGCAGAAGCGCAACAAACTCTAGTGATGAACGATCTTAGAAATCGAGTGGTTTTAGAGTGCGACGGACAGTTAAAAACAGGACGTGATGTCGCGATTGCCTGTTTATTAGGAGCTGAAGAATTTGGTTTTGCAACCGCACCTTTAGTAGCTTCGGGTTGTATTATGATGCGTGTTTGCCATCTTAATACGTGTCCAGTTGGGATTGCTACCCAAAACCCAGAACTACGTAAAAAGTTTAAAGGCAAACCAGAACATGTCGTTAACTACATGTATTTTGTCGCTCAAGAATTGCGTGAGATTATGGCTAAATTAGGATTTAGAACTATTAATGAAATGGTTGGTCAGTCTCAAAAATTAAATAGAAATAAAGCAATTGACCATTACAAATCTTCAGGTATTGATTTAACACCAATTCTTCATAAAGTTGAAGTTTCGGAAGATGTAAAACTATTTAACACTTACTGTCAAGACCATAACTTAAATGTGCACTTAGATTTTAAGATTATTAAGCAAGCGCATCAAGCATTATTCCGAAGACAAAAAACACATTTAGAACTACCAATTACTAATATCGATCGCGCTGTTGGTGCGATTGTGAGTAACGAGATTTCTAAAATTTATGGTGCAGATGGTTTACCGGAAGATACTATAGATATTGAGTTTAGTGGTTCTGCTGGTCAGAGTTTTGGTGCATTTGCTACCAAAGGTTTAAAGTTTACCGTACACGGAAACACCAACGATTACTTAGGAAAAGGTCTTTCTGGAGCAAAATTAATTATTAAAGTACCGGAAAAATGTACCATTACTCCAGAAGATAACATCATTACAGGAAACGTAACATTATATGGAGCAACTTCCGGAGAAGTCTACATCAATGGAAAAGCAGGCGAACGTTTTTGTGTGAGAAACTCTGGTGCCAAAGCAGTTGTGGAAGGTATTGGAGATCATGGTTGCGAATATATGACTGGTGGTGTGGCTGTTATTCTTGGTGCTGTTGGACGAAATTTTGGAGCAGGAATGAGTGGCGGAATTGCTTATGTTTTAGATGAAAATGACACGTTTATACAACACTGTAATTCTGAAGATTTAAATATCGATCCTATCGAAAACGTAGAGGATCAGTTACAGTTAGAACAGTTAATTGAAAATCATCATCATGCAACTGGAAGTCCTTTAGCGAAAAGAATTTTAGATAATTGGAAAAGTTTCCTTCCGAAGTTTAAAAAAGTGCTCCCAGAAGAATACAGACAAGCCTTATTAAGATTAGAACAAGAAGAATTAGAATTAGTTTAA
- a CDS encoding outer membrane beta-barrel protein — protein MKQLLILTLLFTTTLLFSQNDTTSPEKKFTFGGSVDAYYRTNLTAPNDDNQIAPATSFADTGGFSLGMGNIIASYEKGKVGAVADLVFGPRGEAASATVLNQLFAFYNISENTKLTFGKFNTYLGYEVISPVGNFNYSTSYLFSNGPFSHTGVKVDFSLSEDFSLMLGVFNQTDVTEFNPDGSYAVGAQLGYNGQYLNLLYDKAGLGFEVDYTGGFDASDDFFIGINAAYADNEGEGFYGVDLYPQYSTSDSFTIGLRGEYFQTQNEFVDDDPSVIAITLTGSYVVDEDLIIKPEFRLDSGSEDIFIDTDLMATKSLGAFVLAAIYRF, from the coding sequence ATGAAACAATTATTGATCTTAACACTTCTATTTACAACAACACTATTATTTTCTCAAAACGACACAACTAGTCCAGAAAAAAAATTCACTTTTGGAGGAAGCGTAGATGCCTATTACAGGACTAATTTAACTGCTCCTAATGACGATAACCAGATTGCTCCTGCAACCTCCTTTGCAGATACTGGTGGTTTCTCTCTTGGAATGGGAAATATTATAGCCTCTTACGAAAAAGGAAAAGTTGGAGCTGTTGCAGATTTAGTATTTGGACCAAGAGGTGAAGCAGCAAGTGCAACTGTTTTAAATCAATTATTTGCGTTTTATAATATTAGTGAAAACACCAAATTAACATTTGGAAAGTTTAATACATATTTAGGTTACGAGGTGATTTCTCCAGTAGGTAACTTTAACTACAGTACCTCTTACTTGTTTTCTAACGGACCATTTTCTCATACAGGTGTAAAAGTAGATTTCTCATTATCTGAAGATTTCAGTTTAATGCTAGGTGTTTTTAATCAAACAGATGTGACCGAATTTAATCCTGATGGTAGTTATGCTGTTGGAGCACAATTAGGATATAATGGTCAATATTTAAACTTATTATACGATAAAGCAGGTTTAGGATTTGAGGTTGATTATACAGGAGGTTTTGATGCTTCTGATGACTTTTTTATCGGGATAAATGCTGCTTATGCAGATAATGAAGGTGAAGGATTTTACGGAGTAGATTTATACCCACAGTATAGTACTAGCGATTCTTTTACAATTGGTTTAAGAGGTGAATATTTTCAAACTCAAAACGAGTTTGTAGACGATGACCCTAGTGTCATTGCTATTACACTTACAGGAAGTTATGTGGTTGATGAAGATTTAATTATCAAACCAGAATTTAGATTAGACTCTGGTTCTGAAGATATATTTATAGATACAGATTTAATGGCTACAAAAAGTCTAGGTGCTTTTGTGTTAGCAGCTATATATAGATTTTAA
- a CDS encoding P-II family nitrogen regulator has translation MKKVEAIIRKSKFSAVKKALHEVGVNFFSYWDVTGLGNEKEGHVYRGVSYSTSDIQRRYLSIVVNDDFEEVTIKAILEAGSTGEVGDGKIFVSKIDEVYRIRTGEKGGNTLK, from the coding sequence ATGAAAAAAGTTGAAGCAATTATCAGAAAGTCAAAGTTTTCTGCAGTTAAAAAAGCACTTCATGAAGTAGGTGTTAATTTCTTCTCGTATTGGGATGTTACAGGACTTGGTAACGAAAAAGAAGGTCATGTTTACAGAGGCGTGTCTTACAGTACAAGTGATATACAAAGACGTTATTTATCCATTGTTGTTAATGACGATTTTGAAGAAGTAACTATCAAAGCCATTCTTGAAGCTGGTAGTACTGGTGAAGTAGGTGATGGTAAAATATTCGTTTCAAAAATCGATGAAGTTTACAGAATAAGAACAGGAGAAAAAGGCGGAAACACATTAAAATAA
- the amt gene encoding ammonium transporter: protein MELLTTNNVWMMICTALVFFMHLGFAFLEIGLTRQKNTINILFKNIFIITVGLLLYCLVGFNLMYPGEFNGVLGFAGFGLDAPITAEGALDLAYNEGYTYWTDFLFQGMFAATAATIVSGAVAERMKIGPFMVFTILYVGFIYPIAGSWKWGGGFLDSLETPFYDFAGSTLVHSVGGWAAVVAVCLLGSRIGKFKDGQLQAIPGHNIPLATAGVLILWLGWFGFNGGSVLSADPSLTSLTLVTTCLAAAAGGVVAALTSTILHKNLDLTMFLNGILGGLVGITAGADQMSPTDAVIIGAVAGAIIVFAVSLIDKLKLDDPVGAIAVHLVCGIWGTLAVGIFGNLASGAQFVSQLIGVASYAAICIVSSFLIIFIMKKTVGIRVSEKEELEGLDAHEHGMDAYPDFRLNEH from the coding sequence ATGGAATTACTTACAACAAATAATGTATGGATGATGATCTGTACAGCACTGGTTTTCTTTATGCACTTAGGATTTGCATTTTTAGAAATTGGACTGACACGTCAAAAAAACACAATTAATATACTTTTTAAAAACATTTTTATAATTACAGTTGGACTGCTATTGTATTGCTTAGTAGGATTTAATTTAATGTATCCAGGAGAATTTAATGGTGTCTTAGGATTTGCAGGGTTTGGTTTAGACGCTCCTATAACAGCAGAAGGTGCTTTAGATTTAGCTTACAACGAAGGGTACACCTATTGGACAGACTTTTTGTTTCAAGGGATGTTTGCAGCAACTGCAGCAACGATTGTATCTGGAGCTGTAGCAGAGCGTATGAAAATAGGACCATTTATGGTTTTTACTATACTTTACGTTGGATTTATATACCCAATTGCAGGATCTTGGAAATGGGGAGGCGGATTTTTAGACAGCTTAGAAACTCCTTTTTATGACTTTGCAGGTTCTACGTTAGTACACTCTGTTGGTGGATGGGCTGCTGTAGTAGCAGTTTGTTTATTAGGCTCAAGAATTGGTAAATTTAAAGATGGTCAATTACAAGCCATACCAGGACATAACATTCCGTTAGCAACAGCTGGAGTATTAATCCTTTGGCTAGGATGGTTTGGATTTAATGGAGGTTCTGTATTATCTGCAGACCCATCTTTAACTTCATTAACATTAGTAACAACTTGTCTTGCAGCAGCAGCTGGAGGTGTTGTTGCAGCCCTAACCTCTACTATATTACATAAAAATTTAGATTTAACAATGTTCTTAAACGGAATCTTAGGAGGATTAGTGGGTATTACAGCTGGAGCAGACCAAATGAGCCCAACAGATGCTGTAATAATTGGAGCAGTAGCTGGTGCTATTATTGTATTTGCAGTTTCTTTAATTGATAAGTTAAAATTAGATGATCCTGTTGGTGCTATTGCAGTACACTTAGTATGTGGTATCTGGGGAACATTAGCAGTAGGTATTTTTGGAAATTTAGCAAGTGGCGCACAGTTTGTAAGTCAACTAATTGGTGTAGCTTCTTATGCAGCTATTTGTATAGTGTCTTCATTTTTAATCATTTTTATAATGAAGAAAACCGTTGGTATTAGAGTTTCTGAAAAAGAAGAATTAGAAGGACTTGATGCTCATGAACATGGGATGGATGCATATCCAGACTTTAGACTAAATGAGCATTAG
- the leuB gene encoding 3-isopropylmalate dehydrogenase, whose translation MKLNIAVLSGDGIGPEVTDQGIKVLKAIALEFDHTFLFKEAPVGAIAIDKQKNPLPDATLDLCKSSDAILFGAIGHPKYDNNPNAKVRPEQGLLKLRKELGLYANIRPVKAYDTLLNKSPLKRDIINGTDISIYRELTGGIYFGKKYLSEDGNSASDLCEYSREEIERIAHLAFKAAQSRKKKVTLVDKANVLETSRLWRKVVTELAIDYPDVELDFLFVDNAAMQMILNPKQFDVILTENLFGDVISDEASVIGGSIGLLASASVGDKYAMFEPIHGSYPQATGKGIANPIASILSAAMLLEHFGLYEEAELIKKGVDKSLKLEITTPDLNTKNDNVTTSKVGDFIADFISNPNDTNINFANIHLGQSTII comes from the coding sequence ATGAAATTAAATATAGCCGTTTTATCAGGTGATGGTATTGGTCCAGAAGTCACTGACCAAGGTATAAAAGTATTAAAAGCTATTGCATTAGAGTTTGACCATACTTTTTTGTTTAAAGAAGCTCCTGTAGGTGCTATTGCAATAGATAAACAAAAGAACCCTTTACCAGACGCAACTTTAGACTTATGCAAATCTAGTGATGCGATTTTATTTGGTGCAATAGGTCATCCTAAATACGATAATAACCCTAACGCAAAAGTACGACCGGAACAAGGATTACTTAAGCTTAGAAAAGAATTAGGATTATACGCAAATATTAGACCTGTTAAAGCTTATGATACTTTATTAAATAAATCTCCTTTAAAACGAGACATTATAAATGGCACAGACATTAGTATATATAGAGAATTAACTGGAGGGATTTATTTCGGAAAAAAATATTTAAGCGAAGACGGTAATTCAGCATCCGATTTATGTGAGTATTCTCGCGAAGAAATAGAACGCATTGCACATTTAGCTTTTAAAGCTGCTCAAAGCAGAAAGAAAAAAGTGACTTTAGTTGATAAAGCCAATGTTTTAGAAACCTCTCGTTTATGGAGAAAAGTGGTTACTGAATTAGCAATAGATTATCCAGACGTGGAGCTGGACTTTTTATTTGTAGACAATGCAGCTATGCAAATGATTTTAAATCCAAAACAGTTTGATGTGATATTAACAGAAAATTTGTTCGGAGATGTTATTAGTGATGAAGCTAGTGTTATAGGTGGATCTATTGGGTTATTAGCTTCAGCATCTGTTGGAGACAAATACGCCATGTTTGAACCTATTCATGGGTCTTATCCGCAAGCAACAGGTAAAGGTATTGCAAATCCAATTGCTTCTATATTAAGTGCAGCAATGTTATTAGAACATTTTGGATTATATGAGGAAGCCGAACTTATTAAAAAAGGCGTTGATAAATCTTTAAAATTAGAAATAACAACTCCAGATTTAAATACTAAAAATGATAATGTTACGACTTCTAAAGTGGGCGATTTTATAGCTGATTTTATTAGTAACCCAAATGATACGAATATTAATTTTGCTAATATTCATTTAGGACAATCTACAATTATATAA
- the leuD gene encoding 3-isopropylmalate dehydratase small subunit produces the protein MEKFTTLQSRAIPLAIENIDTDQIIPARFLKATSRDGFGNNVFRDWRFNKDESINQDFTLNNPKYSGSILVAGDNFGCGSSREHAAWALTDYGFKVIVSSFFADIFKGNALNNGLLPVQVTPEFLNVLLTEISENPEIKLEVNLENQTISVEGTSFSEPFEIDAYKKTCMINGYDDIDYLLSKKEMITAFEAKQQTN, from the coding sequence ATGGAAAAGTTTACAACATTACAGTCGCGAGCTATTCCGTTAGCGATAGAAAATATAGATACAGATCAAATCATTCCTGCGCGCTTTTTAAAAGCAACAAGCAGAGATGGTTTTGGAAATAACGTATTTAGAGATTGGCGTTTTAATAAGGACGAATCTATAAACCAAGATTTTACATTAAACAACCCAAAATACTCTGGTAGCATTTTAGTTGCTGGCGATAATTTTGGTTGTGGCTCTAGTCGTGAGCATGCTGCTTGGGCTTTAACGGATTATGGTTTTAAGGTGATTGTCTCTAGTTTTTTTGCTGATATCTTCAAAGGAAACGCCTTGAATAATGGGTTACTACCAGTACAAGTCACTCCAGAATTTTTAAATGTACTATTGACTGAAATCTCTGAAAACCCTGAAATTAAATTAGAAGTAAATTTAGAAAACCAGACGATTTCAGTTGAAGGCACTTCTTTTAGTGAGCCCTTTGAGATTGATGCCTACAAAAAAACCTGTATGATTAATGGTTATGATGATATTGATTATTTATTAAGTAAAAAAGAAATGATTACAGCTTTTGAAGCTAAACAACAAACTAATTAG